TCAGGGGGGAACGTGCGGGAGCTCGGCCCGTCTCAGGCCAGACTGCTCCGAGCGTGGTCGCAGGGCGTAGGGGGCGATCGGCGCGCGACATCCGTGCCCGCCGTACTGGAGCGGTGCCTGGCAGTGCAGGCGCAGGACCTGAGGGCGGCGGCGCTCGGGCTCAGGGCGCGCGGCTCCGGGCTGACCGAGGCAGACGTGCACCTGGCGCTCGGCGCCGAACACAGCCTGGTCCGGGGCTGGTTCATGCGCGGCACGCTGTACCTGGTCCCGGCCGGTGACGCGGGCTGGCTCCGCGAACTGCTCGCTCCGCAACTGCTGCGCCGCAGCGAGCGCCGATACCGGGAGCTGGGGCTCGGGCCGGCCGAGCTGGCACTGGGGGAGCGGGTGATCACCGAGGCGCTTGCCGGCGGCCCCCTGACCCGGGACGAGCTCGCGGCGCGGATGACCGAAGCGGGCCTCAACGCCTCCGGGCAGGTCCCGTTCCACCTCGTCCGCCGATCCGCTCTGCTCGGCACCGCCTGCTTCGGTCCGATCCAGGAGGACGGCTCCGCCACCTATGTGCTGGCGGACGACTGGCTGCCCGCCTCCGCCGGACCTACCGGCGCGGATGCGGTCGGAGAGCTGCTGCACAGGTACCTGGCGGCGCACGGACCGGCGACGGCGGCCGACTTCGCCACCTGGTCGGGGCTCGGGCTGCCCGCCGTCCGCCCTGCGTGGAAGGAACTGCTCAAGGGCGGTCTGATCGAACCGTGCCGCGTCGGAGACCTGGACGCGTACGCGCTGCCGGCCGACGCATCGGAGGGCCTGGAGCCGGTAGGTGACGTTCGATTGCTGCCGGCCTACGACAACTATCTGCTGGGCTTCACGGACCGCCGGCTGTCCGTCGAGCCCGAGCACGAGCGCGCGGTCTGGTCCGGCGGCGGTCAGATCAGCCCCACCATCGTGGTGGACGGACTGGTCCGCGGAGTCTGGCGCCGGGACCGAACACGTGCCGTCGCCCTGGAACCGTTCGACGCCGGTCTGGGCGGCGTAGCCGCAGACGCCCTCGACGCTGAGCTCCGCGACATCTCCCGGTTTCTCGCTGCATAACCTCCGGCCAACCGCACCTCTCTACGGTCTCGGAGACTTGCCGAGTCTAAGGAGACCAGGTGACGATCGTCCCTCGCTCGGGGTCGCCGGCACGATCACCGGAACGTGCTCGGCTGCTGAAGGCTCTCGCGGAGCGCCGGTCGAGCCGGCCCGGCATCCTTCGGCGGAACCCGGCCGGGTGGGTCGTTCCCGCCTCGTACGCGCAGGCCGGGCTGTGGATGGTCGCCGAGCTCGAGCAGGGCTCACCCGCGTACAACGTGCCGTTGCCCGTGTCGCTGCGCGGCCGCCTCGACACCGACGCACTGCGC
The Streptomyces sp. NBC_01485 genome window above contains:
- a CDS encoding winged helix DNA-binding domain-containing protein — translated: MRELGPSQARLLRAWSQGVGGDRRATSVPAVLERCLAVQAQDLRAAALGLRARGSGLTEADVHLALGAEHSLVRGWFMRGTLYLVPAGDAGWLRELLAPQLLRRSERRYRELGLGPAELALGERVITEALAGGPLTRDELAARMTEAGLNASGQVPFHLVRRSALLGTACFGPIQEDGSATYVLADDWLPASAGPTGADAVGELLHRYLAAHGPATAADFATWSGLGLPAVRPAWKELLKGGLIEPCRVGDLDAYALPADASEGLEPVGDVRLLPAYDNYLLGFTDRRLSVEPEHERAVWSGGGQISPTIVVDGLVRGVWRRDRTRAVALEPFDAGLGGVAADALDAELRDISRFLAA